The Candidatus Bathyarchaeota archaeon sequence TGCAGATAAGTAAGTTCCAGCAACTAGAGGGTTTTGGAACCATACGGACATAGTTCGTATTTGAGCTATTGGCGCTGTCCCAATCATAAGTGCTAATATGTCTTCAACCGATACAGCTACAAACGTTATAGTTAAGCATAGAAAGAACTGAAGCAAAACGCTTCTCGCCTTTCCAAGAATCATTGAAGGTATTACTGACGACAGGACGAAAATCCACGCGAAGGTATGTATAAAAACAACCATGTCGATGCGGAGGATTAGAAATTCAGCTGTTGAAGGCAACAAGTTGTTTAGAAAGTAAATGATGGAATAGACTGCGGTTTGAGTAAATAGCTGGTAGCTGATAATCAAGCTCCATGCAACGGAAATATACAGTGGAGCCGTCAACGCTGCCTTTCCCAGTTTGTATACCCCACAGCATTATTGGATGCGCAGATGCAACAAAAGTCTTATGAAATGTGAATCAATAGCTGAAATAGGCGAAGTTCTGCGTCAGAATATGAATGTGCTTAGTTTAACTTGTGGACCGGGCGGGACTAGCACCCAAAAGGGTTCAAGTCTCAACTTTTTGTGCAAATCGCTTGGCATGCTCACATGGCATAGGTTCAAATCTCGGCCGGAGCACCAATTTAGTTAAAAACTAAAAAGTAATAGGTAACTAGCAAATATGATTCTGAGAAAGGGTGAGAATTATGGAAAGATGGTTTGCAAGAAGGCGAAAATCTAGGGTTCTTGAACTTGCAGATAGACAGATGATTCTGGCAACAGACACGGTTGTGGATTTGCAGAAAGCCGTGGCGGCGGCTGCGAAAAACAGCAAAAAAGAAGCTGAAACCCATATTAGACATTTGTCTAAAATTGAACACGAAATCGACGAATTGCGAAGGACAATTTTTGAAGAACTAACGAAAAACACGATGTCTCCTCAAGACCGCGAAGACATAATGCACCTCGTTAAAAGATTGGACGAGATGGCGGACCACGTTAAAGATGCGGCGAGAAGCCTCGATATGATACTTAAAACTAAGATTCCAGAGATTTTCTGGAAACCCCTTGTTTGCATAGCAACCAAACTAGTTGAATGTGCAAAGATCTTGCGCCGAGCAATTGAAGCGCTTGGAACAAACCCACCTGAAGCAAAAAGACTTGCAATAACGATTGACAAAATAGAGGGCGAAATCGACGAAAAATACCAAGAGATAAAAGACCTTCTTCTTCAACATTCAGACGAGATGACCGCGGCAACAGTGCTTTTCCTTCGAGACTTGGCAGAAGAAATGGAGCATGTAGCAGATTCATGTGATGACACTGCAGACTACGTGAGAATCCTTGCGTCTATAAGAGAATTCTAATCGCTGCCTCCTGTTTGAAAACCTCGATATACGCCTTGAATGAACAGAAAGTGAGAGAGAAAAGTAGAATTGCCTAAATTCAAAGTAACAATCCTCGATAAACTTTCGTCTCATCGAACAATTGCATATAGCATCTACGTTGGAGCCATACTTTTTTTTCTCGTGTTGATTCTAGTTCCACCTATTTTCGGAATAGGCCTAAAATGGAACCTGGTTGGCGAAATTACTGGAAACCCGGAGTTAATGTCCAGAGCGGCTAATGCCATTTGGGCTTCCTTTGGAATTGCCATTTTTGTTTCCATAATCGACCTTGTCGCTGGAATACCTACGGCCTGGTTCATTTCAAGAGGGAAATCCAGATGGCTAAACGTTGTAGATACGCTCGCGGACATTCCTTTTGTGGTTCCCACCGTTACACTGGGTTATTCTCTGCTTTTATTTTGGAGCAGCCCTCAAGGGATTTCGTCGCTTTTTGGCGGCAGTCTAATTTCTCCAGGGTGGCTTCTCGTAATACTTCTTCACTTCGTTTTTTCTTTTCCAGTTGTTGTCCGGGTCATGGTTGGAGCGCTTCTCGATTATCAGCGTACTTCTGAAGAAGCAGCTAGAACTTTGGGAGCTTCAACTTTCACCGTATATAGAACTGTAACCTTTCCAATTTTGAAGCCTAGTTTGATTGGTGCTTTTGTGTTGGCTTTTGCTCGGTCAATTAGTGAAACGGGAGCAACTATGATGGTGGCTGGGGCGTTTGAAAATGGCGCTATTTTTGTGAAGAACATGAAAATTGATGGTCAGCAAGGTCCACTGGTCTTCGTAAGCCTAATACTAATACTGATTTCATGCGCGATTTTCGGCGTAATACTTGTTCTTGGAAAGAGGTTACATGTGCCAATTCGACGTGTTTGGCCTTCATTTGAGCGAAATCTGAGTTCAAAAGGCGTAGCTGCCACCCGAGACACCTTAACACTACTAGTCTTCTTTTTGTTAGTCATCATTCCTTCACTTTTCGTAGCAGTACCTACATTTACTGCGATAATGGATGGCACCATAAACAACGCGGTTTCAGGTTCTGGAATTTGGCAAGACTACTGGTCAAGTCTGGGCTTGTCATATTCTGTCGCAGCACTCGTCACATTGCTAAGCATCTTAGCTGGGCTGCCAATGGCAATTCTGATTGCGCGAAAAAGAATGGGAAGATCTGTTTCAGGTGTTCTGGACATTCTCGTTAACATTCCAATTATTGTGCCTTCTACGGCTCTGGGAGCTTCTCTCAGTATTTTTTGGACTAATTTTGCGTTCGTGCCAGAGATAGTCTTGCTAGTTTTAGCCCATCTTTCAATCACTTACCCCTACTTCGTAAGGTCTATGGCCGCCGCAATAGAGCGTACAGACATAGAATTAGAAAATGCTGCTCGCATTCACGGAGCCAAGCCTTTTGCAGTGTTTCGAACCATAATTCTACCCTTGACCAAGTATTCATTGCTCGCTGGTGCCATTATGGTGTTGACGAGAAGTATAAGTGAAACTGGTGCAACTCTAGCAGTAGTGTCTCAACTTAAGACCGCACCAGTGTTGCTTGTGGACTGGGTTCAAGAAACAATTCCTGCAACTGCTTCAGATGTTGGGTTAGGCTGCGGAATCCTTATTGGGCTTTCTTTTATAGTGTTACTTTTCCTTAAATTAGGAGTTAGGAGGAAAGCTGTGTACTAGACATGGATGGTGAGTGTTGATGCCGAAAATACAATTGAAAGGCGTAACAAAACGTTTCGGAAAGAAAATCTTGGCAGTTGACAACGTCAGCTTAGAAATTCAAGATAAAGAATATTTTTCCCTCATAGGACCAAGTGGCTGTGGAAAAACAACGTTACTTAGAATGATTGCAGGCCTAATTCAACCAACTAAAGGAGAAATTTACATAGACGACAACTTAGTCAACGATGTCCCTCCAGAGGACCGCGGAATCGGCTTCGTTTTTCAAACTTACGCCTTGTTTCCCCACATGAACGTTTTCGACAACGTAACCTATGGGCCTAGAGTAAAGGCTTGGGAAGAGAAAAGGGCTGCAAGCGTCGGCCGCGAAACACTGGAGATGGTAAAACTGGACAAACGTGCTGATGCTTATCCCCACGAGCTAAGCGGCGGTATGATGCAACGAGTCGCGGTGGCAAGGGCATTAGCTGCTGGCTCTAAAACTCTGTTATTAGACGAGCCCTTAGGCGCTTTAGACGCGAAAATTCGTAGTGAACTTAGATACGAGATAAGACGACTTGTGGAAGACTTGGGATTGACGGCTATTCACGTCACTCATGACCAAGCGGAGGCCATGGCTATTTCCGACAGAATTGCCGTTATGAAAAAAGGTCGCATATTTCAAGTGGGAACGCCTTACGAGCTATATATGAATCCTCAACAGATTTTTATAGCCAACTTTATCGGAGAATCCAATTTCCTCGAGGGACGAGTAATCGGAGTGGAAGATGACAAGGCCATTGTAAAGTTACGCGGTGACCTGAAAGTTGGCGCAAGGAAAAATGAGGCTTCTCAGATAGACGAAAGGATTGTCTTGGCAGTTAGACCCGAAGCTTTCGAGATAGTGAAGGGACGGAGAAAATTGGTCAACGAATTAAATGGAGTTATTGAAAAAGTTCGATTTGAAGGAACAGACATTCGCTACGAAATTCGCTTAGCTAATGACGATTTCATCATTGTTGTAAAGGCAAGTTTAGGAGGGGAATGGCTTAAAGAAGCTGATGAGGTAACGGTTGGGTTTTCTCCTGAAAAAAGCCAAATGTTCTTATATCCACCAAAGGGCTTAATGGCTGAGCTAGAAGTAGGATAAATCTTGAAGAGTGCCTTAACGCAGAGTTTGCAGAGCTAATAACAAGCCTTTGGCTATTATTCGTACCTATTTAGGTATAGTGGCTTGATGGCTTCTTGTATTTTCTCTTCTTGAGTCATGTCCTTGAGACTAATCTTAACTGTATGCTCTTGCGCATCCACATAGTTTCTTTCAGTCTTGAAGTTTTGCTCATTTTTCTCTATCAGTTGAACACTCATTTTCTTCCCACTCAATTGAGGTCCCTCACTACTTGACAAAACTGCCTATTCTAAATAATCACATTTCAAAGGTGTAAAACACATTGTGTGTCTCCAACAGGACTAACCACACTTTTTGACCAAATGAAGACAACTAACGCTCCTCTCCAAGTTCGTGAGCGTGTTTTGAAAGCAGCGGTCCAACGTTGCTTGCTTCCTCTACCACTGGCAAGATATTCTTGAGTTTTTGAAAGTATTTTTGCGCTCTCAATGTTTTGAACACCGCCAATCCTCTTTCAGTAATGGCGTAAACTGCTCTTTTTTTGTTTAAACGCCTTTCTTCAACAAGCTTGTGATAAAGCAGAAAATCCAAGTACCGCTTCAACGTGCTACACTCTATGTCAGCCTTGTACGAAATGTCTTCAAACTCTATAGGTTCAGGAACTAGAGTCTCAAGAATGCTTAGGTACTTTTCCAGTCTTGAACGGGACATTGCATAATCTCTCCTTTCTTATGGTTCATCACTGCGAATAAATCTCTTAAGAAATCTGAGTAAATATTTGAAATTCATGTTTCTCAAAATTGTATTGTTCAAATTCCTATTATTATACTTCAATGTTAAACTGATTTGCATAGATAGATTCTAAAAGCAGACAACATAACCCACGACACAACTGCCACCGACGATATGGTTTCAGGCACAGCAACCCCCGCACTATAAATCCCCGCAAAATACAAAATCCATGAACCTAAACCAATCGTGAACGCTACTGAGGCTAGAATAGACTTTTTTTCTAAGGCGTAGATGATAGAGGCGAAGCCGAATGACACAAAAAATGATACTGATACTAGAAAATGGAGAAAGCCGTACACTGCATCAAAAGTCGCGACCAACTGAAGCAGTAAAGCCGAGATTAGCAAGCAGTAGCAGGCATATTTGGCATGATTCCTAAAGGCTGTGATTGAATAAATCATGATGAGGAACCCTGCCAGCAATAAACCGAAATTAAATAACGGCGCAACATCGCTTCTAACGGCATGCCCAAGATCGCTTAAGGCGTTGGCTGACCAACTAAACCAGGGCGACAGCATTATGGAGACGATGATGAAAAGATAAGCCGCTATAGGTCCAACAACGCCAAACAAAGCGTACTTCCGCTCATTCATATCAATCACCTAAGTTGGCACGTTATTTTAACGATGACAATAATAGGCGGTAATCAACCCTTCCTTCTTACTGTCTATTCTCACAAAACCAAACCGTTCAAACTGCACGACATTGTCAGTTTGCAGTTGTTTACAACCCTCTTCAGCCAAGCCCTTAGCAACCGAAGCGTCAGGTAACACCACTTGGCACCTTGCATCTGCGTTTTCTGGAATCCAGTGAATTAATGGCGCCTTAACTTTCCTCGCTTCTTTATACTCTTGACTGTGAAAAACTGCTTTCACAACATCTTCTTCCAAACTGCCTATTCTTATGTTGAATAGCTCCATAAACCGAATAACTTGACCTTTCCTCATTTTCTCAACATCTTCATTTGTTATCCAAAACTTTGCAACACTGTCTTTTGGTTTAACATTAAATCTACGAAAGCCCCTTTCAGGATAGTCAGGATGCAAAAGAATTTCTGCCACAAATGACTTGGGAAGATTGCTCACAATCATTTTTCTAGGGTTGTACACAAAGAAGTAACGGCTCGCTTTAGGCTCAATTATCCTTCTGTTGTGCGAATACATGTTCTCCCAGCTAAGCGTTATGTCTTGCGTCTTAGGTCCAACATCAATTATCAACTGTTTTATCGCATCTGCTTGTATGCCTCTCCGTCTAAGCGCCGCAAAAGTCGCTAACCTTGGATCGTCCCAACTCTTATAGACTCCATCACGCATTCCCTGCA is a genomic window containing:
- a CDS encoding ABC transporter ATP-binding protein, whose product is MPKIQLKGVTKRFGKKILAVDNVSLEIQDKEYFSLIGPSGCGKTTLLRMIAGLIQPTKGEIYIDDNLVNDVPPEDRGIGFVFQTYALFPHMNVFDNVTYGPRVKAWEEKRAASVGRETLEMVKLDKRADAYPHELSGGMMQRVAVARALAAGSKTLLLDEPLGALDAKIRSELRYEIRRLVEDLGLTAIHVTHDQAEAMAISDRIAVMKKGRIFQVGTPYELYMNPQQIFIANFIGESNFLEGRVIGVEDDKAIVKLRGDLKVGARKNEASQIDERIVLAVRPEAFEIVKGRRKLVNELNGVIEKVRFEGTDIRYEIRLANDDFIIVVKASLGGEWLKEADEVTVGFSPEKSQMFLYPPKGLMAELEVG
- a CDS encoding DUF47 family protein, yielding MERWFARRRKSRVLELADRQMILATDTVVDLQKAVAAAAKNSKKEAETHIRHLSKIEHEIDELRRTIFEELTKNTMSPQDREDIMHLVKRLDEMADHVKDAARSLDMILKTKIPEIFWKPLVCIATKLVECAKILRRAIEALGTNPPEAKRLAITIDKIEGEIDEKYQEIKDLLLQHSDEMTAATVLFLRDLAEEMEHVADSCDDTADYVRILASIREF
- a CDS encoding winged helix-turn-helix domain-containing protein, giving the protein MSRSRLEKYLSILETLVPEPIEFEDISYKADIECSTLKRYLDFLLYHKLVEERRLNKKRAVYAITERGLAVFKTLRAQKYFQKLKNILPVVEEASNVGPLLSKHAHELGEER
- a CDS encoding DUF998 domain-containing protein, with translation MNERKYALFGVVGPIAAYLFIIVSIMLSPWFSWSANALSDLGHAVRSDVAPLFNFGLLLAGFLIMIYSITAFRNHAKYACYCLLISALLLQLVATFDAVYGFLHFLVSVSFFVSFGFASIIYALEKKSILASVAFTIGLGSWILYFAGIYSAGVAVPETISSVAVVSWVMLSAFRIYLCKSV
- a CDS encoding ABC transporter permease subunit; translation: MPKFKVTILDKLSSHRTIAYSIYVGAILFFLVLILVPPIFGIGLKWNLVGEITGNPELMSRAANAIWASFGIAIFVSIIDLVAGIPTAWFISRGKSRWLNVVDTLADIPFVVPTVTLGYSLLLFWSSPQGISSLFGGSLISPGWLLVILLHFVFSFPVVVRVMVGALLDYQRTSEEAARTLGASTFTVYRTVTFPILKPSLIGAFVLAFARSISETGATMMVAGAFENGAIFVKNMKIDGQQGPLVFVSLILILISCAIFGVILVLGKRLHVPIRRVWPSFERNLSSKGVAATRDTLTLLVFFLLVIIPSLFVAVPTFTAIMDGTINNAVSGSGIWQDYWSSLGLSYSVAALVTLLSILAGLPMAILIARKRMGRSVSGVLDILVNIPIIVPSTALGASLSIFWTNFAFVPEIVLLVLAHLSITYPYFVRSMAAAIERTDIELENAARIHGAKPFAVFRTIILPLTKYSLLAGAIMVLTRSISETGATLAVVSQLKTAPVLLVDWVQETIPATASDVGLGCGILIGLSFIVLLFLKLGVRRKAVY